From the Clostridium sp. Marseille-P299 genome, one window contains:
- a CDS encoding class II aldolase/adducin family protein, translating to MDMDYMEIREQICDICHKMWQLGWVAANDGNVTVKLEDGTFLATPTGISKSFITPEKLVHINDKGEVLHGLAGAKPSSEIKMHLRCYKEREDVGAVVHAHPPVATGYAVANKPLDEYSMIETVIAIGSIPVTPYGTPSTHEVPDAIAPYLSSHDVLLLQNHGALTVGSDLITAYYRMETLELFAKISLNAHLLGGAKEISRENIDRLISMRENYGVTGKHPGYKKYKE from the coding sequence ATAGATATGGATTATATGGAGATTAGAGAACAAATTTGCGATATATGCCATAAGATGTGGCAATTAGGTTGGGTAGCAGCAAATGACGGAAATGTCACGGTAAAATTAGAGGATGGTACATTTCTTGCAACACCAACAGGGATTAGTAAAAGTTTTATAACACCTGAAAAGCTTGTTCATATTAACGACAAAGGCGAAGTGCTTCATGGACTTGCGGGTGCAAAACCGTCATCTGAAATTAAAATGCACTTACGTTGTTATAAAGAAAGAGAAGATGTAGGAGCAGTTGTTCATGCACATCCTCCAGTGGCAACGGGATACGCAGTGGCGAATAAACCTTTGGATGAGTATTCAATGATAGAAACTGTGATTGCCATTGGGTCTATACCTGTGACACCTTACGGAACACCATCGACTCATGAAGTGCCAGATGCAATTGCACCATATCTATCTTCTCATGATGTACTATTGTTACAAAATCATGGTGCTTTGACCGTAGGATCAGATTTAATAACAGCATATTATCGAATGGAAACCTTAGAGTTATTCGCTAAGATTAGCTTAAACGCACATTTGCTTGGAGGAGCGAAAGAAATATCAAGAGAGAACATTGATCGATTGATTTCTATGAGAGAGAATTATGGGGTAACTGGGAAACATCCTGGTTATAAGAAATATAAGGAATAG
- a CDS encoding RbsD/FucU family protein produces the protein MLKGIPAILSPELLKILCEMGHSDRIVIADGNFPAQSIGKEAIVIRMDGHGVCEILEAILHVFPLDNYVKHPVNVMKVVDGDLVETPIWDSYQSIVNKQEDCDNKEIGQIERFLFYEEARSAYAIIATSEKALYGNIMLQKGVVAQSIN, from the coding sequence ATGTTAAAAGGTATTCCAGCAATATTATCGCCAGAGCTTCTAAAGATACTTTGTGAAATGGGGCATAGTGATCGAATTGTCATAGCGGATGGAAATTTCCCAGCTCAGTCCATAGGTAAAGAAGCAATTGTTATTCGTATGGATGGTCATGGTGTATGCGAAATATTAGAAGCTATTTTACATGTGTTTCCACTAGATAATTATGTGAAACATCCTGTGAATGTCATGAAAGTTGTGGATGGTGATTTGGTAGAAACACCGATATGGGACAGTTATCAAAGCATTGTGAATAAACAAGAAGATTGTGATAATAAAGAGATTGGTCAAATAGAGCGATTTTTATTTTATGAAGAAGCAAGATCTGCCTATGCAATTATTGCTACCAGCGAAAAGGCATTGTATGGGAACATAATGCTCCAAAAAGGTGTAGTAGCGCAGTCAATAAATTAA
- a CDS encoding ABC transporter permease, which translates to MSMIIRFIAVSIASGTPILFGTLGEILNEKVGHLNLGVEGMMAIGACAGFMVGYSTDNFLLALIAAFAAGALAALIYGVLTITFMANQNVTGLTLTIFGVGLANFWGFHALSKSESGTLKLPENITSQMRNINIKGLSDIPILGELFFSYNPFVYIGIITAILLGIYLHHTKTGLNIRAIGENPAAADAAGIKVTKCKYLNVMLGGGICGIGGAYTIMIINKGVWISDCVGGIGWISVALVIFATWSPVKAIFGSFIFGALRQLKYYIPASFNIPGAFYDMLPYLITVIVLVAASVRMAREKSQPEACGVNYYREER; encoded by the coding sequence ATGAGTATGATTATTCGTTTTATTGCAGTTTCCATTGCTTCTGGAACACCGATATTGTTCGGTACTTTAGGTGAAATCCTCAATGAAAAAGTTGGACATTTAAACTTAGGTGTTGAAGGTATGATGGCAATCGGTGCCTGTGCAGGCTTTATGGTAGGATATTCTACTGATAATTTTCTACTTGCTTTAATTGCAGCTTTTGCAGCTGGAGCCCTTGCAGCATTGATATACGGTGTTTTAACCATTACATTTATGGCAAATCAAAATGTAACCGGCTTAACGCTTACCATCTTTGGTGTAGGTCTTGCAAACTTTTGGGGATTTCATGCCCTTAGTAAATCAGAGAGTGGAACGTTAAAACTTCCTGAAAACATTACTTCTCAAATGAGAAACATTAATATCAAAGGTCTTAGTGATATTCCTATCCTTGGTGAGTTATTCTTTTCTTATAACCCATTTGTTTATATAGGAATTATTACAGCAATTCTACTTGGTATTTATCTTCACCATACAAAAACAGGTCTTAACATTCGCGCAATCGGTGAAAATCCAGCAGCAGCAGATGCCGCTGGTATTAAAGTTACAAAGTGCAAGTATTTAAATGTAATGCTTGGTGGTGGTATCTGTGGTATTGGTGGAGCTTACACGATTATGATTATTAATAAAGGTGTATGGATTAGTGACTGTGTGGGAGGAATCGGTTGGATTTCTGTTGCATTAGTTATCTTTGCGACATGGAGCCCTGTAAAAGCTATTTTTGGTTCCTTTATATTTGGAGCACTTCGTCAGTTAAAATATTATATCCCTGCTTCATTTAATATTCCTGGAGCATTTTATGATATGTTACCTTATTTGATTACGGTAATCGTTCTTGTAGCGGCATCCGTTCGTATGGCAAGGGAGAAATCTCAGCCAGAAGCTTGCGGTGTGAATTACTATAGAGAGGAACGTTAA
- a CDS encoding DUF6774 domain-containing protein, whose amino-acid sequence MLSCELVTFISTFSCCLAKGKSVEEISLMSAVFMLIGDNLATIAAQEVLCVSLEEARRKEESREIEHSTRKDECSNTEEQLNIEC is encoded by the coding sequence ATGCTATCTTGTGAATTAGTTACATTTATTTCTACATTTTCTTGTTGTCTTGCTAAAGGAAAGTCAGTGGAAGAGATTTCATTAATGTCTGCAGTGTTTATGCTAATTGGAGACAATCTTGCTACCATAGCTGCGCAAGAGGTGTTATGTGTTAGCTTAGAAGAAGCGAGGAGAAAAGAGGAAAGTAGAGAAATAGAACATAGTACAAGAAAAGACGAATGCAGTAATACAGAGGAACAATTAAATATAGAATGTTAA
- a CDS encoding L-fucose isomerase translates to MAKSRLIGDYPVIGIRPTIDGRRGVLEVRESLEEQTMNMARAAAGLFASNLCYSNGEPVNVVIADTTIGRVAEAAACADKFKKAGVDITLTVTPCWCYGSETMDMDPMTIKGVWGFNGTERPGAVYLAAVLAGHAQKGLPAFGIYGRNVQDADDLEIPEDVKEKLLRFGRAAIAAATMRGKSYLQIGSICMGIAGSIINCDFFEEYLGMRVESVDEVEIIRRMTEEIYDKKEYEKALAWVKEKCKEGFDKNPIHLQKNEKQKEEEWEFIVKMMCIIKDLYNGNENLPEHAKEEMVGHNAIAGGFQGQRQWTDFYPNCDFPEAMLNSSFDWEGAREPYILATENDSLNGVCMLFGKLLTNTAQIFADVRTYWSPDAVKKATGYELEGVAQEASGFIHLINSGAACIDACGEVKDENGNGIIKPFWEMTDKDQDVCLQATTWNAADYGYFRGGGYSSRFLTRSEMPVTMVRINMIKGLGPVLQLVEGYTVNLPEEVSDKLWKRTDYTWPCTWFAPRTTKEGAFKTAYEVMNNWGANHGSISYGHIGADIITLCSILRIPVCMHNVPEDKIFRPAVWNAFGMDKEGQDYRACATFGPMYK, encoded by the coding sequence GTGGCAAAAAGCAGATTAATAGGTGATTACCCAGTGATTGGAATACGACCAACCATTGATGGTCGAAGAGGGGTTTTAGAGGTTAGAGAATCATTAGAAGAGCAAACCATGAACATGGCAAGGGCAGCAGCAGGACTTTTTGCAAGTAATTTATGCTATTCAAATGGTGAACCTGTAAACGTTGTAATTGCAGACACAACCATTGGACGTGTTGCTGAGGCAGCAGCTTGTGCAGATAAGTTTAAAAAGGCCGGTGTAGATATTACACTTACCGTTACTCCTTGTTGGTGTTACGGGTCAGAAACAATGGATATGGATCCAATGACCATTAAAGGTGTTTGGGGATTTAATGGAACGGAACGACCAGGTGCTGTTTATTTAGCAGCGGTACTAGCTGGCCATGCTCAAAAAGGATTGCCTGCCTTTGGTATCTATGGAAGGAACGTGCAAGATGCTGATGACTTAGAGATTCCCGAGGATGTAAAAGAAAAGCTATTACGATTTGGTAGAGCTGCAATTGCGGCAGCTACTATGCGCGGAAAATCTTATTTGCAGATAGGCTCTATATGTATGGGTATTGCTGGTTCAATTATTAACTGTGACTTTTTTGAAGAGTATTTAGGTATGAGGGTTGAATCCGTAGATGAAGTAGAGATTATTCGGCGAATGACAGAAGAAATTTATGATAAGAAAGAATATGAAAAAGCCTTAGCCTGGGTAAAAGAAAAATGTAAAGAGGGTTTTGATAAAAATCCAATTCATCTGCAGAAGAATGAAAAACAAAAAGAAGAAGAGTGGGAATTCATCGTTAAAATGATGTGTATCATTAAAGATTTGTACAATGGGAATGAAAATCTTCCAGAACATGCAAAAGAAGAAATGGTAGGTCATAATGCAATCGCTGGTGGATTTCAAGGCCAAAGGCAGTGGACTGATTTTTATCCAAACTGTGATTTTCCAGAAGCAATGTTAAACTCTTCTTTTGATTGGGAGGGAGCAAGAGAGCCTTACATATTAGCAACAGAGAATGATTCCTTAAATGGAGTTTGTATGCTGTTTGGTAAATTACTAACCAATACTGCACAAATATTTGCTGATGTTAGAACTTATTGGAGCCCAGATGCTGTGAAAAAGGCGACTGGTTACGAATTAGAAGGTGTTGCTCAAGAAGCTAGTGGCTTTATTCATTTAATAAATTCAGGAGCAGCATGTATCGATGCGTGCGGTGAAGTAAAAGATGAGAATGGTAACGGAATCATAAAACCATTTTGGGAAATGACTGATAAAGATCAAGACGTATGCTTACAGGCCACAACATGGAATGCAGCAGATTACGGGTATTTCAGGGGTGGTGGATACTCTTCCCGTTTCTTAACAAGAAGTGAAATGCCAGTGACAATGGTTCGAATAAACATGATAAAAGGGCTAGGTCCAGTACTACAATTGGTGGAAGGATATACAGTGAATTTACCAGAGGAGGTATCTGATAAGCTTTGGAAGAGAACTGATTATACATGGCCTTGCACTTGGTTTGCTCCAAGGACAACGAAAGAGGGCGCTTTTAAAACAGCTTACGAGGTGATGAATAATTGGGGAGCAAATCATGGCTCAATTAGTTATGGCCATATTGGTGCTGATATTATTACACTTTGTTCTATTCTTAGAATACCTGTTTGTATGCACAACGTTCCTGAGGATAAAATATTCCGTCCAGCAGTGTGGAACGCATTTGGTATGGATAAAGAGGGACAGGATTATAGAGCTTGTGCAACTTTTGGTCCAATGTATAAATAA
- a CDS encoding ABC transporter ATP-binding protein, translating into MSQTKKPAYAIECKGITKRFGSVVANDHINLNVKQGEILALLGENGSGKTTLMNMLSGIYHPDEGSISIYGEEVVINSPTDAAVLGIGMIHQHFKLVEVFSAMENIVLGTKEKLEKPKVLKEKIEKICTKFGLEIDAEKKVYDMSVSEKQTVEILKVLYRGAKILILDEPTAVLTPQETDKLFAILRRMKEQGNAIIIITHKLNEVLDISDRVTILRKGKSIETVVTAECDSKMLTELMVGRPVSLEIERPEIEKKRTVLECKNLSILKSDGTKGIDDISFNIKSGEILGIAGVAGSGQKELCEGIAGLLQVQNGEINYNGENIVGKSPLEIINYGISMSFVPEDRLGMGLVADMGMVDNMLLKSYKDGKGPFVRRKPARALAEKLVKKLKIVTPGVETPVRLMSGGNVQKVLLGREIESNPNVLITAYPVRGLDINASYTVYDLLNEQKQKNVAVIYVGEDLDVLLELSDRIMVLCHGKVTGIVDAKTTTKEHIGLLMTGEMDQEEAVNG; encoded by the coding sequence ATGTCACAGACAAAGAAACCTGCATATGCAATAGAATGTAAGGGAATAACAAAGCGATTCGGTAGCGTAGTTGCCAATGATCACATAAATTTGAATGTAAAGCAAGGTGAAATACTTGCCCTACTTGGTGAAAATGGTTCAGGTAAGACAACATTAATGAATATGCTCTCTGGAATTTACCATCCAGATGAAGGGAGCATTTCCATTTACGGAGAAGAAGTAGTAATTAATTCCCCAACCGATGCAGCGGTTCTTGGTATTGGTATGATTCATCAGCATTTTAAACTGGTTGAAGTATTTTCTGCGATGGAAAACATTGTACTTGGTACAAAAGAAAAGTTAGAAAAACCAAAAGTGCTAAAAGAAAAGATCGAAAAAATATGTACAAAATTTGGGCTAGAGATTGACGCTGAAAAGAAAGTCTATGATATGTCTGTTAGCGAAAAACAGACGGTAGAAATCTTAAAAGTTTTATATAGAGGAGCTAAAATTCTTATTTTAGATGAACCAACAGCAGTTTTAACACCACAAGAAACAGATAAGTTATTTGCGATTTTACGTCGAATGAAAGAGCAAGGCAATGCAATAATAATAATAACTCATAAGTTAAATGAAGTACTTGATATTAGTGACAGAGTTACGATACTTAGAAAAGGAAAAAGTATTGAAACGGTAGTTACTGCGGAATGTGATTCGAAAATGTTGACAGAATTAATGGTTGGCAGACCTGTTAGTTTAGAAATCGAACGACCAGAAATAGAGAAGAAGAGAACAGTTCTTGAATGTAAGAATTTATCCATTTTAAAATCGGATGGAACAAAAGGAATTGATGATATTTCCTTTAACATTAAGTCAGGAGAGATTCTTGGAATTGCTGGTGTTGCAGGTAGTGGGCAAAAAGAATTATGCGAAGGAATTGCAGGATTATTACAAGTTCAAAACGGCGAAATTAATTACAATGGTGAAAATATTGTAGGAAAATCTCCCCTTGAAATTATTAACTATGGAATTAGTATGAGTTTTGTTCCAGAAGATCGACTTGGAATGGGTCTAGTGGCTGATATGGGTATGGTAGATAATATGCTTTTAAAAAGCTATAAAGATGGTAAGGGACCTTTTGTACGTCGTAAGCCAGCGAGAGCCTTAGCTGAAAAATTAGTGAAAAAGTTAAAGATTGTTACTCCTGGTGTAGAAACGCCGGTACGACTTATGTCTGGTGGTAACGTACAAAAAGTTTTATTAGGACGTGAAATAGAGTCAAATCCTAACGTTCTTATTACCGCTTATCCAGTAAGAGGTTTAGATATTAATGCATCTTATACCGTTTATGATTTATTAAACGAACAAAAACAAAAGAATGTTGCAGTTATTTATGTTGGTGAAGATTTGGATGTTTTACTTGAACTATCCGATCGAATCATGGTTCTTTGCCATGGCAAGGTGACTGGAATTGTAGATGCAAAAACCACAACCAAGGAACATATCGGTTTACTTATGACAGGTGAAATGGATCAGGAGGAAGCAGTAAATGGCTAA
- a CDS encoding BMP family ABC transporter substrate-binding protein: MKKKLLSLLMVSALVVTMVTGCGTKNDGTTTTEPTTAPTNETSGDKTKADGLFAPIAKEDIKVGVLHITDPAEGSGYTYTHDIGIQGMQKNLGLADNQIVRKNNVSDSDEVAIQTAIEELIEDGCNIIFATSWGYMETCAAYAEEYPDIIFSHGTGYMSNGTNFNNYFGRIYQARYLSGIAAGLKTETNKIGYVASWGKDNSEVTGGLNAFAMGVYSVNPNAEVYVKTTNSWYNPEGEAAAAEALIALGCDVLSQHCDTPNPMTAAEEAGVFGVGYNSDMSKDAPNAVLTSVVWDWSAYYTKAVKDVIDGTWDGSNYFGGMAEGLVNIAPLSDLCKEGTKEAIDEARAKIESGDWDVFWGVIETNEGTTVGEEGKSLDDATITGGINWYFKNVVEK, translated from the coding sequence ATGAAAAAGAAATTGTTAAGTTTACTTATGGTATCAGCGCTCGTTGTAACCATGGTAACAGGATGTGGAACAAAGAACGATGGTACTACAACTACCGAACCAACAACTGCACCAACAAATGAGACATCAGGTGATAAGACGAAAGCAGATGGTTTATTTGCTCCAATAGCAAAAGAAGATATTAAAGTTGGTGTACTACATATTACAGATCCAGCAGAAGGTTCTGGATATACTTATACTCATGACATTGGTATTCAGGGAATGCAAAAGAATCTTGGTCTAGCGGACAATCAGATTGTTAGAAAGAATAATGTATCTGATAGTGATGAAGTTGCAATTCAAACAGCAATAGAAGAATTAATCGAAGATGGATGTAATATAATTTTTGCCACTAGCTGGGGTTACATGGAAACATGCGCAGCTTATGCAGAAGAATATCCAGATATCATTTTTTCACATGGTACTGGATATATGAGCAATGGTACGAATTTTAATAACTACTTCGGAAGAATATATCAAGCAAGATATCTAAGTGGTATCGCAGCTGGTCTTAAAACAGAAACAAATAAAATCGGATATGTAGCTTCTTGGGGAAAAGATAACTCTGAGGTAACTGGTGGATTAAATGCATTTGCAATGGGTGTATACTCTGTAAATCCTAACGCAGAAGTATATGTAAAAACAACAAACAGCTGGTATAATCCAGAAGGTGAAGCAGCTGCAGCAGAGGCTTTAATCGCTTTAGGTTGTGATGTATTATCTCAACATTGTGATACTCCAAACCCTATGACAGCAGCAGAAGAAGCTGGCGTATTTGGAGTAGGTTATAATTCAGACATGTCTAAAGATGCACCAAATGCTGTACTTACTTCTGTAGTTTGGGATTGGTCAGCATATTATACGAAGGCTGTAAAAGATGTAATTGATGGTACATGGGATGGTTCTAATTACTTTGGCGGTATGGCAGAAGGATTAGTAAACATTGCACCATTATCTGATTTATGTAAAGAAGGAACAAAAGAAGCCATTGATGAAGCAAGAGCAAAGATTGAATCTGGTGATTGGGATGTGTTCTGGGGCGTTATTGAAACTAATGAAGGTACAACTGTAGGTGAAGAAGGTAAATCTTTAGATGACGCTACAATTACTGGTGGAATCAATTGGTACTTTAAAAATGTTGTTGAAAAATAA
- a CDS encoding AraC family transcriptional regulator yields the protein MQYLDYNECKQRGTFEFPIDFHHVEDSHPQYIMAFHWHVEYEIIRVLKGSFIISLDEEEIHANSGDVIFVHGGTLHACAPKDCVYECIVFDMKMLLNKEDISRKYIESISNQALLINNYLPKEDTRLHDTIWKLFDSFQMKNFGYEMIVKGSLYEIFGTMLERNLFCTASQVSSVNQKRLHQLKHALELIENHYNTTITLDQLSKAAGMSAKYFCKFFQDMTHKSPMNYLNFYRIERACFQLLNSDASIIEIAMNCGFNDLSYFIKTFRKYKGITPAKYRKQS from the coding sequence ATGCAATATTTAGATTATAATGAGTGTAAACAGCGTGGAACCTTTGAATTTCCTATTGATTTTCACCATGTAGAGGATTCTCATCCTCAGTACATTATGGCGTTCCATTGGCATGTAGAGTATGAGATTATTCGTGTTTTGAAAGGAAGTTTTATTATTTCATTGGATGAGGAAGAAATTCATGCAAATTCAGGAGATGTCATATTTGTTCATGGTGGGACCCTCCATGCATGTGCTCCCAAAGACTGTGTTTATGAATGTATTGTGTTTGACATGAAAATGTTACTGAATAAAGAAGATATTTCAAGAAAATACATAGAGTCTATAAGCAATCAAGCACTTCTGATAAATAATTATCTTCCTAAGGAAGATACAAGACTGCATGATACAATCTGGAAACTATTTGACTCTTTTCAGATGAAGAATTTCGGATATGAAATGATTGTTAAAGGTTCGTTATATGAGATTTTTGGCACAATGCTTGAGCGAAATCTTTTTTGCACTGCCTCTCAAGTATCTTCTGTAAATCAAAAAAGATTACATCAACTAAAACATGCACTAGAACTAATCGAAAACCATTATAATACAACCATCACGTTAGATCAGCTTTCAAAAGCCGCAGGCATGTCTGCAAAATATTTTTGCAAATTTTTTCAGGATATGACTCATAAAAGTCCAATGAATTATTTGAATTTTTATAGAATTGAACGCGCCTGTTTTCAATTGCTCAACTCTGACGCATCCATTATTGAAATTGCTATGAATTGTGGTTTTAATGATTTAAGCTATTTTATTAAAACCTTTCGAAAATATAAGGGAATTACTCCTGCAAAATATAGAAAACAAAGTTAA
- a CDS encoding zinc ribbon domain-containing protein, translating to MQAKELYLKTMKFVWLKLALGLGVVLLSIVWLAICFGIGALFGGGIVYFFAFLFWIGGTGVINSIITHYFGYLVKAGHVAILAEAVTTGQIPEKQFEVATARVKERFGTSNVYFVIDKLISASVKQIQGGLDTVDSMLGNLPGVGLIIGFSKVLVSISLGYVDECCLGYTFYKKDQNAYKSAADGVVIYFQNWKSLLKSALGTALVVILVTFAFTLIPFLLFGAIFTALNLSKLLAFFLAVLVALSIKSAFIDSYVLTKTMVSYMKLAPETQITFNLYDKLCKLSSKFKELFGKANVSLQDTKIEEEPTTQTTVSPNVNPIMQQTKLNGCYCDKCGTFNSAENAFCSSCGNKLESITSEQVTI from the coding sequence ATGCAAGCAAAAGAACTCTATTTAAAAACCATGAAATTTGTGTGGTTAAAACTAGCCCTAGGATTGGGAGTAGTTTTATTATCCATTGTATGGCTAGCCATATGTTTTGGAATCGGAGCCTTATTTGGTGGAGGCATTGTTTATTTTTTTGCCTTTTTATTTTGGATTGGTGGTACAGGGGTCATCAATAGCATTATTACGCATTATTTTGGTTATCTAGTAAAAGCTGGCCATGTTGCGATTCTTGCTGAAGCTGTGACTACTGGACAAATCCCAGAAAAACAATTTGAAGTAGCAACTGCAAGAGTAAAAGAACGTTTTGGTACCAGCAATGTATATTTTGTAATTGATAAACTAATTAGTGCCTCGGTAAAGCAAATTCAGGGTGGTCTTGATACTGTTGATAGTATGTTAGGCAATCTCCCAGGCGTCGGTCTGATCATTGGTTTCTCAAAAGTGTTAGTTAGTATCTCTTTAGGTTATGTAGATGAATGCTGCCTTGGCTATACCTTCTATAAAAAGGATCAAAATGCATATAAAAGTGCTGCTGATGGTGTTGTAATCTATTTTCAAAATTGGAAGTCCCTACTTAAAAGTGCCTTAGGTACTGCTTTGGTAGTAATACTCGTTACCTTTGCTTTTACTCTAATCCCATTCCTTTTATTTGGAGCTATATTTACTGCCCTTAACCTTTCAAAATTATTAGCATTCTTCTTAGCTGTACTAGTTGCTTTATCAATTAAATCTGCCTTCATTGACAGTTATGTTTTAACAAAAACAATGGTTAGTTATATGAAACTTGCACCAGAAACTCAAATTACATTCAATCTATATGATAAGCTCTGTAAATTATCTAGTAAATTCAAAGAACTATTCGGTAAGGCAAATGTCTCTTTACAAGATACTAAGATAGAGGAAGAACCAACAACACAAACTACCGTTTCTCCTAATGTAAACCCTATCATGCAACAAACTAAACTAAATGGATGTTATTGTGATAAATGTGGTACATTCAATTCTGCAGAAAACGCTTTTTGCTCTTCATGTGGGAATAAATTAGAATCTATAACAAGTGAACAAGTCACTATTTAA
- a CDS encoding ABC transporter permease: MANIKVKRQNEPLIRTVKRAELSKNKMIGLRLLALLLALVAGGLFILIIGYNPFKIYSTLVSGAFRSKLAIQGTVKIMIPLLITSLGVTLAFKMKFWNIGAEGQMITGAIFASYFALFHADLPHALLLIIMLVAGMLGGGLAALLPAYFKSRYNTNETLFTLMFNYIAFNIVVFLRESPWRDPASPGYAKIARFDKNAQLDKVFGVHSGWIIALILVVLVFIYLSYTKHGYEISVVGESQATATYAGMNVKKIVLRTMFISGAICGVAGMIEVSGSAMTLTTGIAGGVGFTAIIVAWLGNLNPISIFIISALFSIMEKGSSVVESTFGLSGACADVLQGIILFFVIGCEFFARYHFVMRKKGGAKA; the protein is encoded by the coding sequence ATGGCTAATATAAAAGTTAAAAGACAAAATGAGCCTCTCATTCGTACTGTAAAACGAGCAGAGCTATCAAAAAATAAAATGATAGGATTACGTTTACTTGCATTACTGTTAGCATTAGTTGCAGGGGGCTTATTTATTCTTATTATAGGATATAATCCATTTAAAATATATTCAACACTAGTAAGCGGTGCATTTCGTAGTAAGTTAGCAATTCAAGGAACCGTTAAAATAATGATTCCATTACTTATTACATCATTAGGTGTTACCTTAGCCTTTAAAATGAAATTTTGGAACATTGGTGCAGAAGGACAGATGATTACGGGAGCTATTTTTGCCTCTTATTTTGCCCTTTTTCATGCGGACTTACCACATGCATTGCTACTAATTATTATGTTAGTTGCTGGAATGTTAGGTGGTGGTTTAGCAGCCCTTTTACCTGCTTATTTTAAATCACGCTATAATACCAATGAAACATTATTTACATTAATGTTTAACTATATTGCTTTTAATATTGTTGTATTTTTAAGAGAGTCTCCTTGGAGAGATCCAGCATCTCCTGGATATGCTAAAATTGCAAGATTTGATAAAAATGCACAGTTAGATAAAGTCTTTGGAGTACATAGTGGTTGGATCATTGCTCTTATTTTAGTAGTGCTTGTCTTTATTTATTTAAGCTATACAAAACATGGTTATGAAATTAGCGTTGTTGGTGAGAGCCAAGCGACAGCGACCTATGCTGGTATGAATGTAAAGAAGATTGTTCTTCGTACGATGTTTATCAGTGGTGCTATTTGTGGTGTGGCTGGTATGATTGAAGTAAGTGGTTCTGCGATGACGCTTACTACTGGTATTGCAGGTGGTGTAGGTTTTACAGCTATTATTGTAGCTTGGCTTGGTAATCTTAATCCTATTTCAATTTTTATTATTTCAGCATTATTTAGTATTATGGAAAAGGGAAGTAGTGTAGTAGAATCTACCTTTGGATTATCCGGGGCATGTGCAGACGTATTGCAAGGAATTATCTTATTCTTTGTGATTGGATGCGAGTTTTTTGCTAGATATCATTTTGTGATGCGTAAAAAAGGAGGAGCAAAAGCATGA